From Streptomyces fungicidicus, one genomic window encodes:
- a CDS encoding 5-formyltetrahydrofolate cyclo-ligase yields MRHNDRADESDKRERRREILSVRNGLTPDDVRVSAAALARRALELPELAHARTVAAYVSVGSEPGTLALLDALRARGTRVLLPALLPDNDLDWGAYEGGESLTRVQHGTRMALFEPSGPPLGPDAVTGADVVLLPGLAVDAHGTRLGRGGGSYDRVLARLDRAGAHPSLVVLLYDTEVVARVPAEPHDRPVHAVVTPSGVRRFD; encoded by the coding sequence TTGAGACACAACGATCGCGCCGACGAGTCTGACAAGCGGGAACGGCGCCGGGAAATCCTCTCGGTGAGGAACGGGTTGACACCCGATGACGTGCGGGTGTCGGCCGCCGCGCTGGCCCGGCGGGCACTGGAGCTGCCCGAACTCGCGCACGCGCGCACGGTGGCCGCGTACGTCTCGGTGGGGAGCGAACCCGGCACGCTCGCGCTCCTGGACGCGCTCCGCGCCCGCGGGACCCGCGTGCTGCTGCCCGCGCTGCTGCCCGACAACGACCTCGACTGGGGGGCGTACGAGGGCGGGGAATCACTCACCCGGGTCCAACACGGCACGCGAATGGCGCTCTTCGAGCCGTCGGGGCCGCCGCTCGGACCGGACGCCGTGACCGGGGCGGACGTGGTGCTGCTGCCGGGCCTCGCCGTCGACGCGCACGGGACGCGTCTGGGACGCGGCGGCGGCTCCTACGACCGGGTCCTCGCCCGCCTGGACCGCGCGGGCGCGCACCCGTCCCTGGTGGTGCTGCTGTACGACACGGAGGTCGTCGCCCGTGTCCCCGCCGAGCCGCACGACCGGCCGGTGCACGCGGTGGTGACACCGTCCGGGGTGCGCCGGTTCGACTGA
- a CDS encoding S-methyl-5'-thioadenosine phosphorylase: MANKANARIGVIGGSGFYSFLDDVTEVQVDTPYGAPSDSLFLGEVAGRRVAFLPRHGRGHHLPPHRINYRANLWALRSVGVRQVLGPCAVGGLRPEYGPGTLLVPDQLVDRTKSRTGTYFDGLPLPDGTVPNVVHVSLADPYCPTGRAAALKAARGRHWEPVDGGTLAVVEGPRFSTRAESLWHRAQGWSVVGMTGHPEAALARELELCYTSLTLVTDLDAGAETGEGVSHDEVLRVFAANVDRLRGVLFDTVAALPETEARDCPCTSALGGMDPGFALP; the protein is encoded by the coding sequence ATGGCGAACAAGGCGAACGCCCGGATCGGCGTGATCGGCGGCTCCGGTTTCTACTCCTTCCTCGACGACGTGACCGAGGTGCAGGTGGACACCCCGTACGGGGCGCCGAGCGACTCCCTGTTCCTCGGCGAGGTGGCCGGCCGGCGGGTCGCCTTCCTTCCCCGGCACGGGCGCGGCCACCATCTGCCGCCGCACCGGATCAACTACCGGGCCAACCTCTGGGCGCTCCGCTCGGTCGGGGTGCGCCAGGTCCTCGGTCCCTGCGCGGTCGGCGGTCTGCGGCCCGAGTACGGGCCGGGCACGCTGCTGGTGCCGGACCAGCTGGTGGACCGTACGAAGTCCCGGACGGGCACCTACTTCGACGGGCTGCCGCTGCCCGACGGCACGGTGCCGAACGTGGTCCATGTGTCCCTGGCCGACCCCTACTGCCCCACCGGACGGGCCGCGGCGCTGAAGGCGGCCCGCGGCCGGCACTGGGAGCCGGTGGACGGCGGCACGCTGGCGGTGGTCGAGGGGCCCCGCTTCTCCACCCGCGCCGAATCGTTGTGGCACCGGGCGCAGGGCTGGTCGGTGGTGGGCATGACCGGCCACCCCGAGGCGGCGCTCGCCCGTGAACTGGAGCTCTGCTACACCTCCCTCACCCTGGTCACCGACCTGGACGCCGGCGCCGAGACCGGTGAGGGCGTCTCCCACGACGAGGTGCTGCGGGTGTTCGCCGCCAACGTGGACCGGCTGCGGGGCGTGCTCTTCGACACGGTGGCGGCGCTGCCGGAGACGGAGGCACGGGACTGTCCGTGCACCTCGGCGCTGGGCGGCATGGACCCGGGATTCGCGCTGCCGTAA
- a CDS encoding potassium/proton antiporter has translation MPRKRWLARDVRELTRGAQEPGKGTPLTVHHLNQLLLVCSVVLLVAVAAVRISSRSGLPSLLVYLGIGIAMGQDGIGGIHFDNAELTQVIGYAALVVILAEGGLGTKWSEVRPVLPSAAVLALVGVAVSVGVTASAAHFLVGLEWRQALIIGAVVSSTDAAAVFSVLRKIPLPSRVTGALEAESGFNDAPVVILVVAFSSAGPVEHWQVLVGEIALELAIGAAIGLAVGWLGAWGLRHVALPASGLYPIAVMAIAVAAYAVGAIAHGSGFLAVYLASMVLGNAKLPHWPATRGFAEGLGWIAQIGMFVLLGLLVAPHELGDDIVPALVIGLALTMLARPLSVVLSLLPFRVPWQEQTLMSWAGLRGAVPIILATIPMVQGVDGSEEIFNIVFVLVVVYTLIQGPTLPWLAGKLRLGGDTAADLGIESAPLERLRGHLLSVGIPEGSRMHGVEVAELRLPAGAAVTLVVRDGTSFVPSPATVLRRGDELLVVATDPVRDAAERRLRAVGHGGKLAGWLGTDGPATGR, from the coding sequence TTGCCGCGGAAGCGGTGGCTCGCACGCGATGTACGTGAGCTCACGCGCGGTGCGCAGGAGCCAGGGAAGGGAACGCCGCTGACTGTCCACCACCTCAACCAGCTTCTGCTCGTCTGTTCGGTCGTCCTGCTCGTCGCCGTCGCAGCGGTCCGGATCTCCTCGCGCAGCGGGCTCCCCAGCCTGCTCGTCTACCTCGGCATCGGCATCGCCATGGGCCAGGACGGCATCGGCGGCATCCACTTCGACAACGCCGAACTGACCCAGGTCATCGGCTACGCGGCCCTGGTCGTGATCCTGGCCGAGGGCGGTCTGGGCACCAAGTGGTCGGAAGTGAGACCGGTGCTGCCCAGCGCCGCCGTGCTCGCGCTGGTCGGTGTCGCGGTCAGCGTCGGCGTCACCGCGTCCGCCGCGCACTTCCTGGTCGGCCTGGAATGGCGGCAGGCGCTCATCATCGGCGCGGTGGTGTCCTCGACCGACGCGGCGGCCGTCTTCTCGGTGCTGCGGAAAATACCCCTCCCGTCGCGGGTCACGGGCGCGCTGGAGGCCGAGTCCGGCTTCAACGACGCACCCGTCGTCATCCTGGTCGTCGCCTTCTCCTCGGCCGGACCGGTCGAGCACTGGCAGGTCCTGGTCGGCGAGATAGCGCTGGAGCTGGCCATCGGCGCCGCCATCGGGCTCGCGGTCGGCTGGCTGGGCGCCTGGGGACTGCGGCACGTCGCGCTGCCCGCCTCCGGCCTCTACCCGATCGCCGTCATGGCCATCGCCGTCGCCGCCTACGCCGTCGGCGCCATCGCCCACGGCAGCGGCTTCCTCGCCGTCTATCTCGCCTCGATGGTGCTGGGCAACGCCAAACTGCCGCACTGGCCCGCCACCCGCGGCTTCGCCGAGGGGCTCGGCTGGATAGCCCAGATCGGCATGTTCGTCCTGCTCGGTCTGCTGGTCGCCCCGCACGAGCTGGGCGACGACATCGTGCCCGCGCTGGTCATCGGGCTGGCGCTCACCATGCTGGCCCGTCCGCTGAGCGTCGTCCTGAGCCTGCTGCCGTTCCGGGTGCCCTGGCAGGAGCAGACGCTGATGTCATGGGCGGGACTGCGCGGCGCGGTGCCCATCATCCTGGCGACGATCCCCATGGTCCAGGGCGTCGACGGGAGCGAGGAGATCTTCAACATCGTCTTCGTGCTGGTCGTCGTCTACACCCTCATCCAGGGTCCGACACTGCCCTGGCTGGCCGGAAAGCTGCGCCTCGGCGGGGACACCGCCGCCGACCTCGGCATCGAGTCGGCGCCCCTGGAGCGGCTGCGCGGGCACCTGCTGTCGGTCGGCATCCCCGAGGGGTCGAGGATGCACGGCGTGGAGGTCGCCGAACTGCGGCTGCCGGCCGGAGCCGCCGTCACCCTCGTCGTACGCGACGGGACGTCCTTCGTGCCGTCGCCGGCGACGGTGCTGCGACGCGGCGACGAGCTGCTCGTCGTCGCCACGGACCCGGTGCGGGACGCCGCCGAGCGGCGGCTGCGCGCGGTCGGCCACGGCGGCAAGCTGGCCGGCTGGCTCGGCACCGACGGACCGGCGACCGGACGCTGA
- a CDS encoding CpaB family protein produces MSRPPSPPAPSPVVPRPPGADVPPPCEVPHFAPVRVRGGLPLPGRLVRHRRRAVAVGLAVTAAALVAAGPREADGARGRPGGSPAARTAPAAPGDPPPRPRQAGATVAAPVRIADAAAVRLLRPGDRVDVIAAGEAVSGGGARVVARGARVTEVPEPVDGAGDEGALVVLSVPRATAADLAGAGASARLAVTLW; encoded by the coding sequence GTGTCCCGTCCTCCCTCTCCTCCCGCCCCCTCCCCCGTCGTCCCGCGCCCGCCCGGCGCGGACGTCCCTCCGCCGTGCGAGGTGCCGCACTTCGCGCCGGTGCGGGTGCGTGGCGGCCTGCCGCTGCCGGGCCGGCTCGTCCGGCACCGGAGGCGGGCCGTGGCGGTGGGCCTCGCGGTCACGGCGGCGGCGCTCGTGGCGGCGGGCCCACGGGAAGCGGACGGGGCCCGCGGCCGTCCCGGGGGCTCTCCGGCGGCCAGGACGGCGCCTGCGGCCCCCGGTGATCCTCCCCCACGGCCCCGGCAGGCGGGCGCGACCGTCGCGGCGCCGGTGCGGATCGCCGACGCGGCGGCGGTGCGGCTGCTGCGTCCCGGCGACCGGGTGGACGTGATCGCCGCCGGGGAGGCGGTCTCCGGGGGCGGGGCCCGGGTGGTCGCGCGCGGGGCACGGGTGACCGAGGTGCCGGAACCGGTGGACGGCGCCGGCGACGAGGGCGCTCTGGTGGTGCTGTCGGTACCGCGCGCCACCGCCGCGGACCTCGCGGGCGCGGGCGCCTCGGCGCGGCTGGCCGTGACCCTGTGGTGA
- the glp gene encoding molybdotransferase-like divisome protein Glp has protein sequence MSTAAPRTAGPDHLWSVDEHLDDILATVRPLEPIELHLLDAQGCVLVEDITVPVSLPPFDNSSMDGYAVRVADVAGASEQYPAALEVVGDVAAGQADLLHVGPGQAARIMTGAPLPPGAETVVPVEWTDGGLGEGPVTGMRAGSLDPGGATGQVRVHRPAEARAHVRAKGSDVKAGDRALAAGTVLGPPQISLLAAIGRGTVRVRPRPRVVVLSTGSELVQPDEELRSGQIYDSNSFALTAAARDAGAIAYRVGAVADDATTLRDTIEDQLVRADLMVTTGGVSVGAYDVVKEALSYAADEDEPGSGVEFRKLAMQPGKPQGFGSIGPDHTPLLALPGNPVSSYVSFELFVRPAIRTLMGLTDVHRPRARAKLTADRPLTSPRGRRQFLRARYTDGTVTPVGGAGSHLVAALAQADALIVVPEDAESVAPGTEVEVVLLG, from the coding sequence TTGAGCACCGCCGCGCCCCGCACCGCAGGACCGGACCACCTCTGGTCGGTGGACGAGCACCTGGACGACATCCTCGCGACCGTCCGGCCCCTCGAACCCATCGAACTGCATCTCCTCGACGCCCAGGGCTGCGTCCTCGTCGAGGACATCACGGTGCCGGTCTCCCTGCCCCCGTTCGACAACAGCTCCATGGACGGGTACGCGGTACGGGTCGCGGACGTCGCGGGCGCAAGCGAGCAGTACCCGGCGGCCCTCGAGGTCGTCGGGGACGTCGCCGCCGGACAGGCCGACCTCCTCCATGTCGGCCCCGGCCAGGCCGCGCGCATCATGACCGGCGCCCCGCTCCCGCCCGGCGCCGAGACCGTCGTCCCCGTCGAGTGGACCGACGGCGGCCTCGGCGAGGGCCCGGTCACCGGGATGCGCGCCGGCAGCCTGGACCCCGGGGGCGCCACCGGGCAGGTCCGCGTCCACCGGCCGGCGGAGGCGCGCGCGCACGTGCGCGCCAAGGGCAGCGACGTCAAGGCCGGCGACCGCGCCCTGGCGGCCGGCACCGTCCTCGGGCCGCCGCAGATCTCCCTGCTCGCCGCGATCGGCCGCGGCACCGTACGGGTCCGGCCGCGCCCGCGCGTGGTGGTGCTCTCCACCGGCAGCGAACTCGTCCAGCCCGACGAGGAACTGCGCTCCGGTCAGATCTACGACTCCAACAGCTTCGCCCTCACCGCCGCCGCGCGGGACGCCGGCGCGATCGCCTACCGGGTGGGCGCCGTCGCCGACGACGCCACGACCCTGCGGGACACCATCGAGGACCAGCTGGTGCGCGCCGACCTCATGGTCACCACCGGCGGGGTGAGCGTCGGGGCGTACGACGTCGTCAAGGAGGCGCTGTCGTACGCGGCGGACGAGGACGAGCCCGGCAGCGGCGTCGAGTTCCGCAAGCTGGCCATGCAGCCGGGCAAGCCCCAGGGCTTCGGCTCCATCGGCCCCGACCACACCCCGCTGCTGGCCCTGCCCGGCAACCCGGTCTCCTCCTACGTCTCCTTCGAGCTGTTCGTCCGCCCCGCCATCCGCACCCTGATGGGCCTGACGGACGTGCACCGGCCGAGGGCCCGCGCGAAGCTCACCGCGGACCGCCCGCTCACCTCGCCCCGGGGACGCCGCCAGTTCCTGCGCGCCCGGTACACCGACGGCACGGTGACGCCCGTCGGCG
- a CDS encoding penicillin acylase family protein has translation MPTDTTASTGQQPGKSGRKKGRKGRLIVLVLVLALIGGVAYGGYWSVSTVRASFPQTEGSATLQGLSGTVDVKRDGYGIPQIYASSDEDLFMAQGYVQAQDRFYEMDVRRHMTAGRLSEMFGKGQVDNDEFLRTLGWDRVAKEEYEKKLSPATKKYLQAYAKGVNAYLEGKEGAEISLEYAALGFENDYRPGEWTPVDSVAWLKAMAWDLRGNMQDEIDRALMTSRLGPKQIADLYPEYPYSRNKPVIQEGQYNELTGAYEQGENTGTGTGTGTGTETGTGTGTGTGTGTGTGTGTGTGTGTGTGTGTGTGGSALEGQLTGLQQVLEDLPTAVGVNGDGIGSNSWVVAGEHTITGKPLLANDPHLSAALPSVWYQMGLHCRSVSAKCQYDVTGYTFAGMPGVIIGHNQDISWGLTNSGVDVTDLYLEKITGDGYQYDGKVVPFETREETIEVAGGKAQKIVVRETNNGPLLSDRSSELVKTGKKATVNSAAPDRGDGYGVALRWTALDPGRTMDSVFAINRAKDWDDFREAAALFEVPSQNLVFADTEGDIGYTLPGKIPTRAENHDGSLPAPGWDPDYEWTGWIEQDALPYEHNPERGYIVTANQAVVGKDYPYTLTTDWGYGARSQRITELIQSKIKDGGKISTDDMRQMQLDNSSTIAKLLVPHLLKIDTEDADVREAQKLLEGWDYTQDADSAAAAYFNSVWRNILRLAFAHKLPKELRVKGQCLWVEPVNTTGPADEAAKVRECGQRAADQAQPDGGDRWFEVVRKLMDKEDSDWWTTPKSGTRPAAENRDELFKRAMIDARWELTAKLGKDIDTWSWGRLHRLFLKNQTLGTEGPGFLQYLLNRGPWKLGGGEATVNATGWNAAGGYGVVWVPSMRMVVNLGDLDKSRWINLTGASGHAYSAHYVDQTDKWAEGELLEWSYSEKAVEGSTSDTLLLKP, from the coding sequence ATGCCCACCGACACCACCGCCTCCACGGGTCAGCAGCCCGGCAAGTCCGGCAGGAAGAAAGGGCGCAAAGGCCGGCTGATCGTGCTGGTCCTGGTGCTGGCCCTGATCGGCGGTGTCGCCTACGGGGGGTACTGGTCCGTCAGCACCGTGCGCGCCTCCTTCCCGCAGACCGAGGGCTCGGCCACGCTCCAGGGACTGTCGGGGACCGTCGACGTCAAACGCGACGGCTACGGCATCCCGCAGATCTACGCCTCCTCCGACGAGGACCTGTTCATGGCGCAGGGCTACGTCCAGGCGCAGGACCGGTTCTACGAGATGGACGTGCGCCGGCACATGACCGCCGGCCGCCTCTCGGAGATGTTCGGCAAGGGCCAGGTCGACAACGACGAGTTCCTCCGCACCCTGGGCTGGGACCGGGTCGCGAAGGAGGAGTACGAGAAGAAGCTCTCCCCCGCCACGAAGAAGTACCTCCAGGCGTACGCCAAGGGGGTCAACGCCTATCTGGAGGGCAAGGAGGGCGCGGAGATCTCCCTGGAGTACGCGGCTCTCGGCTTCGAGAACGACTACAGGCCCGGGGAGTGGACCCCGGTCGACTCCGTGGCCTGGCTGAAGGCGATGGCCTGGGACCTGCGCGGCAACATGCAGGACGAGATCGACCGCGCGCTGATGACCAGCCGCCTCGGCCCGAAGCAGATCGCCGACCTGTACCCGGAGTACCCGTACAGCCGGAACAAGCCGGTGATCCAGGAGGGCCAGTACAACGAGCTCACCGGGGCGTACGAGCAGGGCGAGAACACGGGAACGGGCACCGGGACCGGGACGGGTACGGAGACCGGCACCGGAACCGGAACCGGCACTGGAACTGGCACGGGAACCGGTACGGGTACCGGCACCGGAACCGGCACGGGTACCGGCACCGGAACCGGCACCGGCGGTTCCGCCCTGGAAGGTCAGCTGACCGGTCTCCAGCAGGTCCTCGAGGACCTCCCCACGGCCGTCGGTGTCAACGGCGACGGCATCGGCTCCAACTCCTGGGTGGTGGCCGGTGAGCACACCATCACCGGCAAGCCGCTCCTCGCCAACGACCCGCACCTCTCGGCCGCGCTGCCGTCCGTCTGGTACCAGATGGGCCTGCACTGCCGCAGCGTCTCCGCCAAGTGCCAGTACGACGTCACCGGCTACACCTTCGCGGGCATGCCGGGAGTCATAATCGGCCACAACCAGGACATCTCCTGGGGCCTCACCAACTCCGGCGTCGACGTCACCGACCTCTACCTGGAGAAGATCACCGGCGACGGCTACCAGTACGACGGCAAGGTCGTGCCGTTCGAGACGCGCGAGGAGACGATCGAGGTCGCCGGCGGCAAGGCGCAGAAGATCGTCGTCCGCGAGACCAACAACGGCCCGCTGCTCTCCGACCGCTCCAGCGAGCTCGTGAAGACCGGCAAGAAGGCCACCGTCAACAGCGCGGCGCCCGACCGCGGCGACGGCTACGGCGTCGCGCTGCGCTGGACCGCCCTGGACCCCGGCCGCACCATGGACTCCGTCTTCGCGATCAACCGCGCGAAGGACTGGGACGACTTCCGCGAGGCGGCCGCCCTGTTCGAGGTGCCCTCGCAGAACCTCGTCTTCGCCGACACCGAGGGCGACATCGGCTACACCCTCCCCGGGAAGATCCCCACCCGCGCGGAGAACCACGACGGCTCCCTCCCCGCACCCGGCTGGGACCCCGACTACGAGTGGACCGGCTGGATCGAGCAGGACGCGCTGCCCTACGAGCACAACCCGGAGCGCGGCTACATCGTCACCGCCAACCAGGCCGTCGTCGGCAAGGACTACCCGTACACCCTGACCACCGACTGGGGCTACGGCGCCCGCAGCCAGCGGATCACCGAGCTGATCCAGTCGAAGATCAAGGACGGCGGCAAGATCTCCACCGACGACATGCGGCAGATGCAGCTCGACAACTCCAGCACCATCGCCAAGCTGCTGGTGCCGCACCTGCTCAAGATCGACACCGAGGACGCGGACGTCCGCGAGGCGCAGAAGCTGCTGGAGGGCTGGGACTACACCCAGGACGCAGACTCGGCGGCCGCCGCCTACTTCAACTCGGTCTGGCGCAACATCCTCAGGCTCGCCTTCGCCCACAAGCTGCCCAAGGAACTGCGGGTCAAGGGCCAGTGCCTGTGGGTCGAGCCGGTCAACACCACCGGTCCCGCCGACGAGGCGGCCAAGGTCCGCGAGTGCGGTCAGCGCGCCGCCGACCAGGCGCAGCCGGACGGCGGCGACCGCTGGTTCGAGGTGGTCCGCAAGCTGATGGACAAGGAGGACAGCGACTGGTGGACGACGCCCAAGTCGGGCACCCGCCCCGCCGCGGAGAACCGTGACGAGCTGTTCAAGCGCGCCATGATCGACGCCCGCTGGGAGCTGACCGCCAAGCTCGGCAAGGACATCGACACCTGGAGCTGGGGCCGGCTGCACCGCCTGTTCCTGAAGAACCAGACCCTCGGCACCGAGGGCCCGGGCTTCCTGCAGTACCTCCTCAACCGCGGCCCGTGGAAGCTCGGCGGCGGCGAGGCCACCGTCAACGCGACGGGCTGGAACGCCGCCGGGGGTTACGGGGTCGTGTGGGTGCCGTCCATGCGGATGGTGGTCAACCTCGGCGACCTCGACAAGTCCCGGTGGATCAACCTCACCGGCGCCTCCGGCCACGCCTACAGCGCCCACTACGTCGACCAGACGGACAAGTGGGCCGAGGGCGAGCTGCTGGAGTGGTCGTACTCGGAGAAGGCGGTCGAGGGCAGCACCAGCGACACCCTGCTGCTGAAGCCCTGA
- a CDS encoding FmdB family zinc ribbon protein, protein MPTYQYQCTECGEGLEAVQKFTDDALTECPNCQGRLKKVFSAVGIVFKGSGFYRNDSRGSSSSSSPASKPSGASSSTSSAASSTSSASSSSSSSSGSGSSSSAGSTTAA, encoded by the coding sequence GTGCCGACCTACCAGTACCAGTGCACCGAGTGCGGCGAGGGCCTCGAGGCGGTGCAGAAGTTCACCGACGACGCCCTGACCGAGTGCCCCAACTGCCAGGGCCGCCTGAAGAAGGTGTTCTCGGCGGTCGGCATCGTCTTCAAGGGCTCCGGTTTCTACCGCAACGACAGCCGCGGCTCCTCGTCGAGCAGCTCCCCGGCGTCGAAGCCGTCGGGCGCCTCGTCGTCGACGTCCTCCGCGGCCTCCTCGACGTCTTCCGCTTCGTCGTCCTCCTCCTCGAGCTCCGGTTCGGGCTCGAGCTCGTCGGCCGGTTCCACCACCGCCGCGTAG
- the galU gene encoding UTP--glucose-1-phosphate uridylyltransferase GalU has protein sequence MSQSHPRISKAVIPAAGLGTRFLPATKATPKEMLPVVDKPAIQYVVEEAVSAGLDDVLMVTGRNKRPLEDHFDRNYELESALQKKGDAGRLAKVQESSDLATMHYVRQGDPKGLGHAVLCAAPHVGDEPFAVLLGDDLIDPRDPLLQRMIDVQQEYGGSVIALMEVAPEQIHLYGSAAVETTTDADVVKVSGLVEKPAVEDAPSHYAVIGRYVLDPAVFGILRRTEPGRGGEIQLTDALQQLAADEKIGGPVHGVVFKGRRYDTGDRGDYLRAIVRLACEREDLGPDFRTWLQRYVTEEMQQR, from the coding sequence ATGTCTCAGTCACACCCTCGGATCAGCAAGGCTGTCATCCCGGCGGCCGGTCTCGGCACCCGGTTCCTGCCGGCCACCAAGGCCACTCCCAAGGAGATGCTGCCGGTCGTCGACAAGCCGGCGATCCAGTACGTGGTCGAGGAGGCCGTCTCCGCCGGTCTCGACGACGTCCTCATGGTCACGGGCCGCAACAAGCGCCCCCTGGAGGACCACTTCGACCGCAACTACGAACTGGAGTCGGCTCTTCAGAAGAAGGGCGACGCCGGCCGCCTTGCCAAGGTCCAGGAGTCCAGTGACCTGGCCACCATGCACTACGTCCGCCAGGGCGACCCCAAGGGCCTCGGCCACGCCGTGCTGTGCGCCGCCCCGCACGTCGGCGACGAGCCCTTCGCCGTCCTCCTCGGCGACGACCTGATCGACCCGCGCGACCCCCTGCTCCAGCGCATGATCGACGTCCAGCAGGAGTACGGCGGCAGCGTCATCGCCCTCATGGAGGTGGCCCCCGAGCAGATCCACCTCTACGGTTCCGCCGCCGTCGAGACCACCACGGACGCCGACGTCGTCAAGGTCAGCGGCCTGGTCGAGAAGCCCGCCGTCGAGGACGCGCCGTCCCACTACGCCGTCATCGGCCGCTATGTCCTCGACCCGGCCGTCTTCGGCATACTGCGCAGGACCGAGCCGGGCCGCGGCGGCGAGATCCAGCTCACCGACGCCCTCCAGCAGCTCGCGGCGGACGAGAAGATCGGCGGTCCGGTGCACGGCGTCGTCTTCAAGGGCCGCCGCTATGACACCGGCGACCGCGGGGACTACCTGCGTGCCATTGTCCGACTCGCGTGCGAACGTGAGGACCTGGGACCGGACTTCCGGACCTGGCTCCAGCGCTACGTGACCGAGGAGATGCAGCAACGTTGA
- a CDS encoding MFS transporter, whose translation MASTVTPSKDSAAASRPGYGRLLRTPGAWTFLLPGFAARQPFAMLTISLVLLVQHTTGSYGAAGAVAAVTGVSMALFAPYGGRLADRYGQRAVLVPGVLLHTASGLALTALALTGAPLWALFVAAVPTGASVPQIGPMVRARWGVTLKGSPLMTTAAAFESVTDEFTFVVGPLLATALCTAVDPAAGLITEAALTLVGGLLFAARKGTQPEVAARDGRARVEHVSALRVPGVRVLIVTFLGIGSVFGGMQVSLAAFSESIGNPGLNGVLYGVFAAGNMLSGVVCGAIAWKKAPQRRLVIGYAALALTASALWTTHSALSLAGIGLLVGMCIAPALITGYTLVESLVPAGARTEAFTWLTGAVALGQAVAVTAAGQLEDRLWDGAGFLVPMAGTVLALMTLLAQRSRLVPAPRGRTVARGVGHREPVAVD comes from the coding sequence GTGGCATCCACGGTCACCCCGTCGAAGGACTCGGCGGCCGCCTCCCGGCCGGGATACGGCCGTCTGCTGCGCACCCCCGGCGCGTGGACGTTCCTGCTCCCCGGCTTCGCGGCACGCCAGCCCTTCGCGATGCTCACCATCTCCCTCGTGCTGCTGGTGCAGCACACCACCGGCTCGTACGGCGCGGCCGGCGCCGTCGCGGCCGTCACCGGCGTCTCCATGGCGCTGTTCGCGCCCTACGGCGGCCGGCTCGCCGACCGCTACGGACAGCGCGCCGTCCTCGTTCCCGGCGTACTGCTGCACACGGCTTCCGGGCTGGCCCTCACCGCGCTGGCGCTGACCGGCGCGCCCCTGTGGGCGCTGTTCGTGGCCGCCGTGCCGACGGGCGCCTCGGTGCCGCAGATCGGGCCCATGGTGCGGGCCCGCTGGGGCGTCACCCTCAAGGGCTCCCCGCTGATGACCACGGCGGCTGCCTTCGAGTCGGTCACCGACGAGTTCACCTTCGTCGTCGGGCCGCTCCTCGCCACGGCGCTGTGCACGGCCGTCGACCCGGCCGCGGGCCTGATCACCGAGGCCGCGCTCACCCTGGTCGGCGGTCTGCTGTTCGCCGCCCGGAAGGGCACCCAGCCCGAGGTCGCCGCCCGCGACGGCCGCGCGCGCGTGGAGCACGTCTCCGCGCTGCGGGTGCCCGGGGTGCGCGTGCTGATCGTGACCTTCCTGGGCATCGGTTCCGTCTTCGGCGGCATGCAGGTCTCGCTGGCCGCGTTCAGCGAGTCGATCGGCAACCCCGGCCTGAACGGCGTCCTCTACGGCGTCTTCGCCGCGGGCAACATGCTGTCCGGCGTCGTCTGCGGCGCGATCGCCTGGAAGAAGGCCCCGCAGCGGCGCCTGGTGATCGGCTACGCGGCGCTCGCGCTGACCGCCTCCGCCCTGTGGACCACTCACTCGGCGCTGTCGCTGGCCGGGATCGGCCTCCTGGTCGGCATGTGCATCGCACCGGCCCTGATCACCGGCTACACCCTGGTGGAGAGCCTGGTCCCGGCGGGCGCCCGCACGGAGGCCTTCACCTGGCTGACCGGCGCCGTCGCGCTCGGCCAGGCAGTCGCCGTCACGGCCGCCGGACAGCTGGAGGACCGCCTCTGGGACGGCGCCGGATTCCTGGTGCCGATGGCCGGCACGGTGCTCGCGCTCATGACGCTGCTGGCGCAGCGGTCGCGGCTGGTTCCGGCCCCGCGCGGGCGCACGGTGGCACGTGGCGTGGGTCACCGCGAGCCCGTCGCAGTGGACTGA